GGGAGATCGACATCCATCGACATACCGCCGTTGACACCGACCGTGCCGGTGCGGATGCGCTTGGCAACGCGGACCGCGCGGGCCTCGTCGCCCGACACGACACTGCCAGACAGTCCGTATTCGCTGTCGTTGGCGATACGGATCGCGTCTTCATCGTCTTTGAAAGGTATGACTACGAGAACGGGACCAAAGATTTCCTCACGCGCAATTGTCATGTCGTTGGTAACGTCGACAAAACAGGTCGGCTCGATGAAGAAGCCGCCGCCCTTATCGGTGGCTATCTGACCGCCGGCGATCAACCTGGCGCCTTCGCTTTTGCCGGCTTCGATATAGCCCATGACCCGGTCACGCTGGCGCTGCGAAATCAACGGTCCCATGAAATTCGTGGGGTCCTCTGCCTTGCCCCACAACTGCGCGTAAGCGTCATAGGCGTGTTCCAGCACCGTCACCGCTTCGTCGTAGCGGCTTTCCGGTACCAACAGTCGCGTGATCGTCGCGCAGCCTTGCCCCGCGTGATAGCAAACGATCGACTGACCCACAGCCTCGGCGAAATTGGGGGCGTCCTCGAAGATAATAGCTGCGGACTTGCCGCCCAGCTCAAGGAACAGGCGCTTGAGCGTCGGAGCGCCTATCTCCATGATGCGGCGGCCCACCCCAGTCGAGCCGGTGAAGGAAATCACGTCGACGCGCGGATCGGTAACCAGTATTTCACCCAGCAGGGCCGGCTCCTTGCCGCTCACCACGTTCAGCACGCCCGCGGGGAAGCCGGCCTCGGCTGCGAGTTCGCCGATGATCGTGCTCATCAAAGGCGTGTCCGGCGCCGGCTTCAGGATCACGGTACAGCCGAGCAGCAGCGCAGGGATCACCTTGCCCACCGTGATATAGAGCGGCACGTTCCAGGGTATGATAGCCCCCACCACGCCAGCCGGCTCCTTGACCAGGAGGCGGCGATGGACAGAGCCCCAAACCTCCTTGTCGAGCATGGCCTTCTCCCACTCGATCGTGCCGTAGATCTCGAATAGCTTGTCGAAGTGATTCAGAGGGCCATCGACATTGGCCATATTGACGGCGCCCATGGCCGCCCCCGTTTCGTGGATGGCAATGTCGACTAGCCTCTGGCGATTGGCCTTCATCAGTTCGGCCAGCTTGTGCACCAGCGCCAGGCGTTTGTCCGAATTGGTGGGCCAATCGCTATGATCGAACGCGCGCCGCGCCGCGGCGATCGCTTCTTCCATGTCCTCGGCGGAGGCATCGGCCGCATAGGCGACCACCTCACCGGTCCAGGGACTGATATCCTCGTATTTGGCGCCGTTTGCCGCATCGCGCAGCTGGCCATCGATGTAGAGTTTGCCTTCGGGAAGAAATGTCATGGAGTAATCCTGCTCAATTGAGACCGGCCTTGCCGTGCCATAGCGATCAAATGGAAACGATCAGCCGGACTTGCGCGCTTGGTAGGTGGCTATGTCGAGATGCATATCGGCGGGTAGATCGATCAGATACCGAAACAGGCCGGTCGCCGATTCATATTGGGTCGAGCCCCGCTCCATCGGATTGAAACCTCGTTGGAGGCACGCTTGGAAGAAACGCATCCCTGCTTCGGGTTCCATGACGGCCGACTGGCCCGGCCCGGTCATTTGACCCGCGCGAACCGTTGTGACCCGGATATCCCGGTTTTCCAGTTCGAGCTGCAGGCCCTTGGAGAAACGCTCCAACCCTGCCTTTGTGGACTGGTAGACCAGCAAGTGCGGGAACGGCATGTCGACCGATTCCGAGCTGATGTTGATAATCAGCCCTCCCCGTTCCAGCATGGGAATGGCCGACCGCGAGCAGAGCATTGGTCCCGCAAGATTAGTTAGGATGCCGTTCATGATCTGATCGTCGGACGCTTCTTCGATCAAGAAAGGATCGAAGACCGCGGCGTTGTTGATCAAAACGTCGATCCGGGGATGGACGCCGGCGATCTCCGCGAATGCGGCCTTGACCGATGCGGGCGAC
The window above is part of the Novosphingobium sp. G106 genome. Proteins encoded here:
- a CDS encoding SDR family oxidoreductase; this encodes MVDKVIVITGANGGLGRALAQRFASDGEQVVLLGRTLAKVQEVASSIGERAMAAACDVMSPASVKAAFAEIAGVHPRIDVLINNAAVFDPFLIEEASDDQIMNGILTNLAGPMLCSRSAIPMLERGGLIINISSESVDMPFPHLLVYQSTKAGLERFSKGLQLELENRDIRVTTVRAGQMTGPGQSAVMEPEAGMRFFQACLQRGFNPMERGSTQYESATGLFRYLIDLPADMHLDIATYQARKSG
- a CDS encoding aldehyde dehydrogenase family protein, which translates into the protein MTFLPEGKLYIDGQLRDAANGAKYEDISPWTGEVVAYAADASAEDMEEAIAAARRAFDHSDWPTNSDKRLALVHKLAELMKANRQRLVDIAIHETGAAMGAVNMANVDGPLNHFDKLFEIYGTIEWEKAMLDKEVWGSVHRRLLVKEPAGVVGAIIPWNVPLYITVGKVIPALLLGCTVILKPAPDTPLMSTIIGELAAEAGFPAGVLNVVSGKEPALLGEILVTDPRVDVISFTGSTGVGRRIMEIGAPTLKRLFLELGGKSAAIIFEDAPNFAEAVGQSIVCYHAGQGCATITRLLVPESRYDEAVTVLEHAYDAYAQLWGKAEDPTNFMGPLISQRQRDRVMGYIEAGKSEGARLIAGGQIATDKGGGFFIEPTCFVDVTNDMTIAREEIFGPVLVVIPFKDDEDAIRIANDSEYGLSGSVVSGDEARAVRVAKRIRTGTVGVNGGMSMDVDLPFGGYKQSGLGKEWGLEGFEEYLETKVIATRA